In a single window of the Aridibaculum aurantiacum genome:
- a CDS encoding sensor histidine kinase, with translation MNISLPYRSVSTIKPTLIVVIGVSIVFPLLFAYINDEMTREVLVRELVLTPLRLVGVAIVVFAVVELFNHLVKKTRVQWWRYLLEFPVIAVVVYQWLIWTLVHVEGPIRCGNCPFEIANINPWNFRQYISLYMVGTLFTYIFQSGVNIYQQAQQKAAEAEKYEKDCAVVCLQALRNQVNPHFLFNSLSVLSSLVHVSPETSEKFIHQLSKAYRYILDQKDLEWVTLKAELDFLDAYFFLLQIRFDKKVRLEKQVDIDQHIYTLPPLTLQLLVENVVKHNKMSVHEPLVIKVYNEGEQLVVQNNISRRDQHESSTGIGLANIRQRYEYITDQKIQIEDNETDFTVRLPLIQLKPSSI, from the coding sequence ATGAACATTAGCTTACCATATCGTTCGGTCAGTACCATCAAGCCAACATTGATTGTGGTGATTGGTGTGAGCATCGTGTTCCCGTTGTTGTTCGCTTACATCAACGACGAGATGACAAGAGAGGTGCTGGTACGTGAACTGGTCCTAACGCCGCTGCGGCTGGTAGGTGTTGCAATAGTAGTTTTTGCTGTTGTTGAGTTGTTCAACCACCTGGTTAAAAAGACACGTGTTCAATGGTGGCGGTACCTGCTTGAATTTCCTGTTATCGCTGTAGTAGTATATCAATGGTTGATTTGGACACTGGTGCATGTAGAGGGGCCAATTCGCTGCGGTAATTGCCCGTTTGAAATCGCCAATATCAACCCATGGAACTTTCGCCAATACATCAGCCTATACATGGTCGGAACGTTGTTCACGTACATCTTTCAGTCAGGTGTGAACATTTACCAGCAGGCACAGCAAAAAGCGGCAGAGGCAGAGAAATATGAGAAAGACTGTGCAGTAGTTTGCCTGCAGGCGCTACGCAACCAGGTAAACCCGCATTTCCTTTTCAACAGCTTGAGCGTACTATCATCGCTGGTGCACGTAAGTCCTGAAACGTCAGAAAAATTCATTCACCAGTTGAGTAAAGCCTACCGTTATATCCTTGATCAGAAAGACCTGGAATGGGTGACGCTAAAGGCAGAACTTGATTTTTTAGATGCTTACTTCTTTTTGCTGCAGATACGTTTTGATAAAAAAGTGCGATTGGAAAAACAGGTAGACATTGATCAGCATATTTATACACTGCCGCCACTTACCCTGCAGTTGTTGGTGGAAAATGTGGTAAAGCACAACAAAATGTCGGTGCATGAACCATTGGTGATAAAGGTGTATAACGAAGGTGAACAACTGGTGGTGCAAAATAATATTAGCCGCCGCGACCAACACGAGAGCAGCACAGGTATCGGGCTTGCGAACATCAGGCAACGCTACGAGTATATCACAGACCAGAAAATTCAGATAGAAGATAATGAAACGGATTTTACCGTTCGCCTTCCTCTTATTCAACTTAAACCTTCAAGCATATGA
- a CDS encoding sensor histidine kinase, whose amino-acid sequence MSNPLYKNQHFIILIASAGILLVLGQVLSYINTGDFVSFGNWNKFFQDAWSVFLQVISFIYLVNFSVQYFNKKYALQPNSLQRFLHELLFISLVGFLIQEVFRNLFIRFSVVPEDPKTLTPKLRQLQMISMVFLLVIYAFFTSLRIFRYLQLKQLELIRWQREFTQNQLEALKNQLNPHFLFNSLSVLTSLVYVDADLAERFIEKLSKTYRYLLEQKDKEKVSLQKELEFLNAYCFLVEQRFGKKLQVQMNINGVNQERSLPPHSLMIAMEYILANNAMSTANPLKIEYKCEKDSVFIQYNHQPKQQVESNSRQQINGLRERYAYLSPSRGMKVHEESAIHVIEYPLLAADEH is encoded by the coding sequence ATGTCAAACCCTCTTTATAAAAACCAGCACTTCATTATCCTTATTGCATCGGCAGGTATACTGCTGGTACTGGGGCAGGTGCTGTCATATATCAATACGGGCGACTTTGTATCCTTCGGCAATTGGAATAAGTTCTTCCAGGACGCATGGAGCGTTTTTCTGCAGGTAATTTCGTTCATTTACCTGGTGAATTTCAGCGTTCAGTACTTCAATAAGAAGTACGCTTTGCAGCCAAACAGTCTGCAGCGTTTCCTGCACGAATTATTGTTTATCTCGCTTGTTGGATTTTTGATACAGGAAGTTTTTCGCAATCTCTTCATCCGGTTTTCAGTTGTACCCGAAGATCCAAAAACCTTGACGCCAAAGCTTCGCCAACTGCAGATGATCAGCATGGTGTTCCTGTTGGTGATTTATGCCTTTTTTACTTCGCTGCGCATTTTCCGATACCTGCAGTTAAAGCAATTGGAGTTGATACGGTGGCAGCGGGAGTTTACACAAAACCAGTTGGAGGCTTTAAAGAACCAGTTGAACCCGCACTTTCTTTTCAATAGCCTGAGTGTGCTGACATCGCTTGTATATGTTGATGCAGATCTTGCAGAACGCTTTATTGAAAAGCTTTCTAAGACATACCGCTACCTGCTGGAGCAGAAGGATAAGGAGAAAGTGAGCCTGCAAAAAGAGCTGGAATTTTTGAATGCTTATTGCTTTTTGGTAGAGCAGCGGTTTGGTAAAAAACTACAGGTGCAAATGAACATTAATGGCGTTAATCAAGAACGCAGTTTGCCACCACACTCGCTGATGATAGCAATGGAATACATACTCGCCAATAATGCTATGTCAACTGCAAATCCGTTGAAAATTGAATACAAGTGCGAGAAAGATTCGGTGTTCATTCAATACAATCATCAACCAAAACAGCAGGTGGAAAGTAATAGCAGGCAGCAGATAAACGGCCTGCGTGAAAGGTATGCATATTTAAGCCCAAGCCGTGGTATGAAGGTGCATGAAGAGAGCGCAATTCACGTCATTGAATATCCTTTATTAGCAGCAGATGAACATTAG